A region from the Triticum aestivum cultivar Chinese Spring chromosome 3D, IWGSC CS RefSeq v2.1, whole genome shotgun sequence genome encodes:
- the LOC123077468 gene encoding ATP-dependent RNA helicase DEAH11, chloroplastic isoform X2, with the protein MRPSQDRRPFRPPDRVSPPPHLHRQQRLRQPPPHARQFAVILLLAGPTFSSPPATEVDALVAGLQSPPPDGLSVCSSGRHAARLLFRSLPAAAAAARELWSLRLDGLHLLTPHLPDAALASHAFPLVASLFASHASRLLDSGLISRSAARSAELAVSIQSVKRRLRGHNNFRDFDQFNLQKKTLEAEKELVDARIAEYKAAMSLITRAMLRGTDDGEEVEEEGVDVFGIGEGEDVDFVRLHMMMLRECRTLNEGLPIYAYRRKILNHIFNNQVMILIGETGSGKSTQLVQFLADSGLSGNDSIVCTQPRKIAALSLAHRVDEESKGCYADNFMSSYSSFLNGQNFSSKIIFCTDSCLLHHCMNDADLNGISYIIVDEAHERSLNTDLLLALIKKKLLDRLDLRLIIMSATADANRLAEYFYGCQTFHVKGRNFPVEIKYVPDVSVDASFNIVASSLRGPCAAASYVNDVIRQVSIIHKNEEEGAILAFLTSQLEVEWACENFTDASAVVLPIYGKLSPVEQSRVFKSYSGMRKIIFCTNIAETSLTIKEVKYVVDSGLVKDSRFVPSSGLNVLKVNWISQSSANQRAGRAGRTGVGKCYRLYSEADFSMMELHQEPEIQKVHLGTAVLRILALGVKDAQNFEFVDAPNPEAINMAVKNLEQLGAVNCNCNCYELTDTGRHLVKLGIEPRLGKIMLDCFGFGLRKEGVVLAAVMANSSSIFCRVGTDEEKHKADLQKVRLCHQDGDLFTLLAVYKKWEDGHENRNMWCWQNSINAKTMRRCQETISELENCLKHELKIIIPSYWCWNPEAPSEHDKLLKRIILSSLAGNLAMFLGHERFGYQVISTDQIVNLHPSCSLLNYCTKPDWVVFSEILSVPNQYLVCVTAVDHDALYAIHPMSSIQQLEIHKLQIKVISGLGNNLLGKFVGKSGQNQQKIISRLKEDCKDDRLTVEVNFNNNEVVLFATAQHMEKVFCIVNNALECEGKLMRNECLERSLFPERSGSSPIALFGSGAEVKHLELGKRYLTVEVLHQNASDINDKELISLVDSLVSGIANFHKSSGNFRLGSDETKWGKITFLKPENAEDAVSKLNGVEFHGSSLRIVPVCSPDNQGLRFPSVRAKLCWPRKESRGLALVTCASGEAQSVVDDCFALGIDGRYISCRVSTKEENCVFVERIPLHVSERELYDAFRSTTTRRILNIRLLRVKEATIASPSVSVCEEVLIREISPFMPNKSFPGKSFRVEVFPPEENDSMMRATLTFDGNLHREAARALDHLEGSILPCCQPWQIIQCKHVFHSTMSCSVRVYNVISQEVTSLLESFRSQKGVPAFLIR; encoded by the exons ATGCGTCCGTCTCAGGACCGCCGCCCCTTCCGCCCGCCGGACCGGGTCTCGCCGCCTCCCCACCTCCACCGCCAGCAGCGCCTCCGCCAGCCGCCCCCGCACGCGCGGCAGTTCGCGGTGATCCTCCTCCTCGCGGGCCCCACTTTCTCCTCCCCGCCGGCCACGGAGGTCGACGCCCTCGTCGCGGGCCTCCAGTCGCCGCCTCCCGACGGCCTCTCCGTCTGCTCCTCCGGCCGCCACGCCGCCCGACTCCTCTTCCgctccctccccgccgccgcggccgccgcgcgcGAGCTCTGGTCGCTCCGCCTCGACGGCCTCCACCTCCTCACCCCGCACCTCCCCGACGCCGCCCTCGCCTCCCACGCCTTCCCTCTCGTCGCCTCCCTCTTCGCCTCCCACGCGTCCCGCCTCCTCGACTCCGGCCTCATCTCCCGTTCCGCCGCCCGCTCCGCTGAGCTCGCAGTCTCCATCCAGTCTGTGAAACGCCGCCTGCGCGGTCACAATAACTTCCGCGACTTCGATCAGTTCAATCTCCAGAAGAAAACGCTGGAGGCTGAGAAGGAATTGGTAGATGCCCGAATTGCCGAGTACAAAGCAGCGATGAGTTTGATAACGCGCGCCATGTTACGTGGGACGGATgacggggaggaggtggaggaagaaggtgtggatgTGTTTGGGATTGGGGAAGGAGAGGATGTGGACTTTGTGAGGTTGCACATGATGATGCTGCGCGAGTGCAGGACGCTCAACGAGGGGCTACCAATCTACGCATACCGCAGAAAGATTCTCAATCACATTTTCAATAACCAG GTTATGATCTTAATTGGGGAAACTGGTTCTGGGAAAAGCACACAACTAGTTCAGTTTCTTGCTGACTCAGGTCTTTCTGGTAACGATTCAATTGTCTGCACACAACCTCGGAAAATTGCTGCTTTATCATTGGCACATAGAGTAGATGAAGAAAGCAAGGGCTGCTATGCGGACAATTTTATGTCGTCATATTCAAGCTTTTTGAATGGTCAAAACTTCAGTTCGAAGATTATATTTTGCACAGATAGTTGTCTTTTACATCACTGTATGAACGATGCGGACCTGAATGGCATTTCCTATATCATTGTTGATGAAGCTCATGAAAGAAGCTTGAACACCGATCTTCTCTTAGctttgatcaagaagaagctgCTTGATAGGTTGGATTTGCGACTCATTATAATGTCTGCCACTGCTGATGCTAATAGACTTGCTGAATACTTTTATGGCTGCCAAACATTCCATGTGAAAGGGAgaaattttcctgttgaaattaaATATGTACCTGATGTATCAGTTGATGCTTCTTTCAATATTGTGGCAAGCTCTTTGCGTGGTCCTTGTGCTGCTGCTTCTTATGTCAATGATGTTATAAGACAGGTAAGCATCATCCACAAGAACGAAGAAGAGGGTGCCATCCTTGCTTTCTTGACATCCCAGCTAGAAGTTGAATGGGCTTGTGAAAATTTCACCGATGCAAGTGCGGTGGTACTTCCTATTTATGGAAAGCTTTCCCCTGTGGAACAGAGTCGTGTTTTCAaaagttattctggaatgagaaAAATTATCTTCTGCACTAATATAGCTGAAACATCACTTACTATAAAAGAAGTGAAGTATGTTGTTGATTCTGGACTGGTCAAGGACAGCAGATTTGTGCCTAGCAGTGGTCTTAATGTTCTGAAAGTCAATTGGATTTCCCAAAGTTCAGCTAATCAACGCGCTGGCCGGGCAGGTCGAACAGGAGTGGGGAAGTGTTATAGGCTTTACTCCGAAGCCGACTTCAGTATGATGGAACTGCATCAAGAACCTGAAATCCAAAAAGTTCATCTTGGCACTGCTGTTCTAAGAATACTTGCTTTGGGTGTTAAAGATGCACAGAATTTTGAGTTTGTTGATGCCCCAAATCCAGAAGCAATCAATATGGCTGTGAAGAACCTTGAACAGTTGGGTGCTGTCAATTGTAATTGTAATTGCTATGAGCTGACTGATACCGGACGCCACTTGGTCAAATTGGGAATTGAGCCAAGGCTTGGAAAAATTATGCTTGAttgctttggttttggtttgaggaAGGAAGGTGTAGTTTTAGCTGCAGTTATGGCAAATTCTAGCAGCATCTTTTGTAGAGTGGGCACTGATGAGGAGAAACACAAAGCTGACCTTCAGAAAGTCCGTTTGTGTCACCAAGATGGAGATCTGTTCACTCTACTCGCTGTTTATAAGAAATGGGAGGACGGGCATGAAAACAGGAACATGTGGTGTTGGCAGAACAGCATCAACGCCAAAACCATGAGGAGGTGCCAGGAAACTATATCAGAACTTGAAAATTGTCTAAAGCATGAATTGAAAATTATAATCCCAAGTTATTGGTGTTGGAATCCTGAGGCTCCCAGTGAGCATGATAAGTTGCTAAAAAGAATTATCCTGTCATCTCTTGCAGGTAATCTTGCTATGTTTTTAGGACATGAAAGGTTTGGTTACCAGGTGATTTCAACAGATCAGATTGTGAACCTTCATCCCTCATGCTCATTGCTTAATTATTGTACCAAGCCAGATTGGGTGGTGTTTTCAGAAATCTTATCCGTCCCAAATCAATATCTGGTATGCGTAACTGCTGTTGATCATGATGCTTTGTATGCAATTCACCCAATGTCTTCCATTCAGCAACTGGAGATACATAAATTGCAGATAAAGGTGATTAGTGGGCTTGGTAATAACTTGCTGGGAAAATTTGTTGGCAAATCTGGCCAAAATCAGCAGAAGATCATCTCACGTCTCAAGGAAGATTGCAAGGATGACCGATTAACTGTTGAAGTTAACTTTAACAATAACGAAGTTGTGTTATTTGCTACCGCACAGCACATGGAGAAGGTCTTTTGCATTGTTAACAATGCTTTGGAATGTGAAGGTAAGTTGATGAGGAACGAGTGCCTTGAGAGAAGTTTATTTCCCGAGAGGTCAGGCAGTTCTCCTATTGCACTATTTGGCTCAGGTGCTGAAGTCAAACATTTAGAACTTGGGAAGAGATATCTGACAGTAGAGGTTCTACATCAAAATGCAAGTGACATCAATGACAAGGAGCTTATTAGCTTGGTGGATAGTCTTGTCTCCGGTATTGCTAATTTTCATAAATCCAGTGGAAATTTCCGGCTAGGCTCAGATGAAACTAAATGGGGGAAGATTACATTCCTCAAACCTGAAAATGCTGAAGATGCTGTCTCAAAATTGAACGGGGTAGAATTTCATGGTTCCTCTCTAAGAATAGTTCCTGTATGTTCTCCTGATAATCAAGGTTTACGATTTCCTTCAGTAAGAGCTAAATTATGTTGGCCACGTAAGGAAAGCAGGGGCCTTGCACTTGTAACATGTGCCAGTGGGGAAGCTCAATCTGTTGTAGATGACTGCTTTGCCTTAGGAATCGATGGAAGGTATATCAGTTGTAGGGTTAGTACGAAGGAGGAGAACTGTGTATTTGTCGAAAGAATTCCATTGCATGTCTCGGAGCGGGAACTATATGATGCTTTTCGCAGCACAACAACAAGGAGAATCCTTAATATCCGCCTGCTCAGGGTCAAGGAAGCCACTATAGCTAGCCCCTCTGTTTCTGTATGCGAAGAAGTGCTGATTAGAGAAATTTCTCCATTCATGCCAAACAAGAGTTTTCCTGGAAAAAGTTTCCGTGTTGAAGTGTTCCCTCCCGAGGAAAATGACTCGATGATGAGAGCAACTTTAACTTTTGATGGAAATCTTCATCGAGAAGCTGCAAGAGCACTGGACCATCTTGAAGGAAGTATTCTTCCTTGTTGTCAACCTTGGCAGATAATACAGTGCAAGCATGTATTTCATAGCACTATGTCCTGTTCAGTGCGTGTTTACAATGTTATCAGCCAGGAAGTGACCTCTCTGCTTGAGAGCTTCCGAAGCCAAAAAGGTGTGCCTGCATTCCTCATTCGCTAA
- the LOC123077469 gene encoding ATP-dependent RNA helicase DEAH12, chloroplastic, which produces MKGKTIDHPDLTLSAVQMLLSRDGVAHLKSIEQETGTYILYDRQSLNIKVFGHQHHMAEAEAKLVHALPQLLEKRPLEICLRGHNLPPDLMKKTVENFGVDLEGFKTVMPSVKVELHKHRHILKVWGSKEDKRRVEGMISELITSVKHNVPVHLPSENVGGSKDDNQRVADNELSMDACAICLCETEDPFKLESCGHIFCRACLVDQCEVATKSYDGFPVCCLKTGCKKPFLIVDLKHLVSNEKLEDLFSASLRAFVASRAGIYRFCPTPDCRSIYQVAAPDAETKPFVCGACYVEICTKCHLEYHPFISCEAYREYKEDPDATLLEWRKGKENVKNCPSCGYTVEKAEGCNHVECRCGCHICWACLANFKSSEECYGHLRSAHQSFVDIV; this is translated from the coding sequence ATGAAAGGGAAAACCATAGACCACCCTGATCTGACATTAAGTGCAGTTCAGATGCTCTTATCCCGTGATGGTGTAGCACATTTGAAATCAATTGAACAAGAAACTGGTACTTACATTTTGTATGACAGGCAAAGTCTAAATATTAAAGTCTTTGGACACCAACATCACATGGCTGAAGCTGAAGCGAAATTGGTCCATGCACTTCCACAGCTCCTTGAGAAGCGGCCTCTTGAAATTTGTCTTCGTGGGCATAACCTCCCTCCAGACTTGATGAAGAAAACAGTAGAAAATTTTGGAGTTGATCTGGAAGGATTCAAGACTGTGATGCCCTCGGTAAAGGTTGAGTTACATAAACACCGCCATATACTTAAAGTTTGGGGCAGTAAAGAGGATAAGCGAAGGGTGGAGGGGATGATCTCTGAGCTGATAACCTCAGTTAAACACAATGTCCCGGTTCACCTTCCGTCAGAGAATGTTGGAGGCAGTAAAGATGATAATCAAAGGGTGGCTGACAATGAGCTTTCAATGGATGCATGCGCTATTTGCTTGTGTGAGACGGAAGATCCTTTTAAGCTTGAATCGTGTGGGCACATATTTTGTCGGGCTTGCTTGGTGGATCAGTGTGAAGTTGCCACAAAATCGTATGATGGGTTCCCTGTTTGTTGCCTCAAAACTGGGTGCAAGAAGCCATTCCTCATTGTTGATCTGAAGCACCTCGTGTCAAATGAGAAGCTGGAGGACCTATTCAGTGCTTCCTTAAGGGCATTTGTTGCATCTAGGGCAGGAATATACCGTTTCTGCCCAACACCGGATTGCCGATCCATCTACCAGGTGGCAGCTCCAGATGCAGAGACCAAGCCTTTTGTCTGTGGGGCTTGCTATGTGGAGATCTGCACCAAGTGCCATCTCGAGTATCATCCTTTCATATCCTGTGAGGCTTACAGAGAATACAAGGAAGACCCAGACGCAACACTTCTTGAATGGCGCAAAGGGAAGGAGAATGTGAAGAACTGCCCTTCCTGTGGATACACGGTCGAAAAAGCTGAAGGCTGCAACCATGTTGAGTGCAGATGCGGCTGCCACATTTGCTGGGCATGCTTGGCGAACTTCAAGAGCAGCGAAGAGTGTTATGGCCATCTCAGATCTGCGCACCAATCCTTTGTGGACATTGTGTAG
- the LOC123077468 gene encoding ATP-dependent RNA helicase DEAH11, chloroplastic isoform X1, translating to MRPSQDRRPFRPPDRVSPPPHLHRQQRLRQPPPHARQFAVILLLAGPTFSSPPATEVDALVAGLQSPPPDGLSVCSSGRHAARLLFRSLPAAAAAARELWSLRLDGLHLLTPHLPDAALASHAFPLVASLFASHASRLLDSGLISRSAARSAELAVSIQSVKRRLRGHNNFRDFDQFNLQKKTLEAEKELVDARIAEYKAAMSLITRAMLRGTDDGEEVEEEGVDVFGIGEGEDVDFVRLHMMMLRECRTLNEGLPIYAYRRKILNHIFNNQVMILIGETGSGKSTQLVQFLADSGLSGNDSIVCTQPRKIAALSLAHRVDEESKGCYADNFMSSYSSFLNGQNFSSKIIFCTDSCLLHHCMNDADLNGISYIIVDEAHERSLNTDLLLALIKKKLLDRLDLRLIIMSATADANRLAEYFYGCQTFHVKGRNFPVEIKYVPDVSVDASFNIVASSLRGPCAAASYVNDVIRQVSIIHKNEEEGAILAFLTSQLEVEWACENFTDASAVVLPIYGKLSPVEQSRVFKSYSGMRKIIFCTNIAETSLTIKEVKYVVDSGLVKDSRFVPSSGLNVLKVNWISQSSANQRAGRAGRTGVGKCYRLYSEADFSMMELHQEPEIQKVHLGTAVLRILALGVKDAQNFEFVDAPNPEAINMAVKNLEQLGAVNCNCNCYELTDTGRHLVKLGIEPRLGKIMLDCFGFGLRKEGVVLAAVMANSSSIFCRVGTDEEKHKADLQKVRLCHQDGDLFTLLAVYKKWEDGHENRNMWCWQNSINAKTMRRCQETISELENCLKHELKIIIPSYWCWNPEAPSEHDKLLKRIILSSLAGNLAMFLGHERFGYQVISTDQIVNLHPSCSLLNYCTKPDWVVFSEILSVPNQYLVCVTAVDHDALYAIHPMSSIQQLEIHKLQIKVISGLGNNLLGKFVGKSGQNQQKIISRLKEDCKDDRLTVEVNFNNNEVVLFATAQHMEKVFCIVNNALECEGKLMRNECLERSLFPERSGSSPIALFGSGAEVKHLELGKRYLTVEVLHQNASDINDKELISLVDSLVSGIANFHKSSGNFRLGSDETKWGKITFLKPENAEDAVSKLNGVEFHGSSLRIVPVCSPDNQGLRFPSVRAKLCWPRKESRGLALVTCASGEAQSVVDDCFALGIDGRYISCRVSTKEENCVFVERIPLHVSERELYDAFRSTTTRRILNIRLLRVKEATIASPSVSVCEEVLIREISPFMPNKSFPGKSFRVEVFPPEENDSMMRATLTFDGNLHREAARALDHLEGSILPCCQPWQIIQCKHVFHSTMSCSVRVYNVISQEVTSLLESFRSQKGVSYNYEKTENGIF from the exons ATGCGTCCGTCTCAGGACCGCCGCCCCTTCCGCCCGCCGGACCGGGTCTCGCCGCCTCCCCACCTCCACCGCCAGCAGCGCCTCCGCCAGCCGCCCCCGCACGCGCGGCAGTTCGCGGTGATCCTCCTCCTCGCGGGCCCCACTTTCTCCTCCCCGCCGGCCACGGAGGTCGACGCCCTCGTCGCGGGCCTCCAGTCGCCGCCTCCCGACGGCCTCTCCGTCTGCTCCTCCGGCCGCCACGCCGCCCGACTCCTCTTCCgctccctccccgccgccgcggccgccgcgcgcGAGCTCTGGTCGCTCCGCCTCGACGGCCTCCACCTCCTCACCCCGCACCTCCCCGACGCCGCCCTCGCCTCCCACGCCTTCCCTCTCGTCGCCTCCCTCTTCGCCTCCCACGCGTCCCGCCTCCTCGACTCCGGCCTCATCTCCCGTTCCGCCGCCCGCTCCGCTGAGCTCGCAGTCTCCATCCAGTCTGTGAAACGCCGCCTGCGCGGTCACAATAACTTCCGCGACTTCGATCAGTTCAATCTCCAGAAGAAAACGCTGGAGGCTGAGAAGGAATTGGTAGATGCCCGAATTGCCGAGTACAAAGCAGCGATGAGTTTGATAACGCGCGCCATGTTACGTGGGACGGATgacggggaggaggtggaggaagaaggtgtggatgTGTTTGGGATTGGGGAAGGAGAGGATGTGGACTTTGTGAGGTTGCACATGATGATGCTGCGCGAGTGCAGGACGCTCAACGAGGGGCTACCAATCTACGCATACCGCAGAAAGATTCTCAATCACATTTTCAATAACCAG GTTATGATCTTAATTGGGGAAACTGGTTCTGGGAAAAGCACACAACTAGTTCAGTTTCTTGCTGACTCAGGTCTTTCTGGTAACGATTCAATTGTCTGCACACAACCTCGGAAAATTGCTGCTTTATCATTGGCACATAGAGTAGATGAAGAAAGCAAGGGCTGCTATGCGGACAATTTTATGTCGTCATATTCAAGCTTTTTGAATGGTCAAAACTTCAGTTCGAAGATTATATTTTGCACAGATAGTTGTCTTTTACATCACTGTATGAACGATGCGGACCTGAATGGCATTTCCTATATCATTGTTGATGAAGCTCATGAAAGAAGCTTGAACACCGATCTTCTCTTAGctttgatcaagaagaagctgCTTGATAGGTTGGATTTGCGACTCATTATAATGTCTGCCACTGCTGATGCTAATAGACTTGCTGAATACTTTTATGGCTGCCAAACATTCCATGTGAAAGGGAgaaattttcctgttgaaattaaATATGTACCTGATGTATCAGTTGATGCTTCTTTCAATATTGTGGCAAGCTCTTTGCGTGGTCCTTGTGCTGCTGCTTCTTATGTCAATGATGTTATAAGACAGGTAAGCATCATCCACAAGAACGAAGAAGAGGGTGCCATCCTTGCTTTCTTGACATCCCAGCTAGAAGTTGAATGGGCTTGTGAAAATTTCACCGATGCAAGTGCGGTGGTACTTCCTATTTATGGAAAGCTTTCCCCTGTGGAACAGAGTCGTGTTTTCAaaagttattctggaatgagaaAAATTATCTTCTGCACTAATATAGCTGAAACATCACTTACTATAAAAGAAGTGAAGTATGTTGTTGATTCTGGACTGGTCAAGGACAGCAGATTTGTGCCTAGCAGTGGTCTTAATGTTCTGAAAGTCAATTGGATTTCCCAAAGTTCAGCTAATCAACGCGCTGGCCGGGCAGGTCGAACAGGAGTGGGGAAGTGTTATAGGCTTTACTCCGAAGCCGACTTCAGTATGATGGAACTGCATCAAGAACCTGAAATCCAAAAAGTTCATCTTGGCACTGCTGTTCTAAGAATACTTGCTTTGGGTGTTAAAGATGCACAGAATTTTGAGTTTGTTGATGCCCCAAATCCAGAAGCAATCAATATGGCTGTGAAGAACCTTGAACAGTTGGGTGCTGTCAATTGTAATTGTAATTGCTATGAGCTGACTGATACCGGACGCCACTTGGTCAAATTGGGAATTGAGCCAAGGCTTGGAAAAATTATGCTTGAttgctttggttttggtttgaggaAGGAAGGTGTAGTTTTAGCTGCAGTTATGGCAAATTCTAGCAGCATCTTTTGTAGAGTGGGCACTGATGAGGAGAAACACAAAGCTGACCTTCAGAAAGTCCGTTTGTGTCACCAAGATGGAGATCTGTTCACTCTACTCGCTGTTTATAAGAAATGGGAGGACGGGCATGAAAACAGGAACATGTGGTGTTGGCAGAACAGCATCAACGCCAAAACCATGAGGAGGTGCCAGGAAACTATATCAGAACTTGAAAATTGTCTAAAGCATGAATTGAAAATTATAATCCCAAGTTATTGGTGTTGGAATCCTGAGGCTCCCAGTGAGCATGATAAGTTGCTAAAAAGAATTATCCTGTCATCTCTTGCAGGTAATCTTGCTATGTTTTTAGGACATGAAAGGTTTGGTTACCAGGTGATTTCAACAGATCAGATTGTGAACCTTCATCCCTCATGCTCATTGCTTAATTATTGTACCAAGCCAGATTGGGTGGTGTTTTCAGAAATCTTATCCGTCCCAAATCAATATCTGGTATGCGTAACTGCTGTTGATCATGATGCTTTGTATGCAATTCACCCAATGTCTTCCATTCAGCAACTGGAGATACATAAATTGCAGATAAAGGTGATTAGTGGGCTTGGTAATAACTTGCTGGGAAAATTTGTTGGCAAATCTGGCCAAAATCAGCAGAAGATCATCTCACGTCTCAAGGAAGATTGCAAGGATGACCGATTAACTGTTGAAGTTAACTTTAACAATAACGAAGTTGTGTTATTTGCTACCGCACAGCACATGGAGAAGGTCTTTTGCATTGTTAACAATGCTTTGGAATGTGAAGGTAAGTTGATGAGGAACGAGTGCCTTGAGAGAAGTTTATTTCCCGAGAGGTCAGGCAGTTCTCCTATTGCACTATTTGGCTCAGGTGCTGAAGTCAAACATTTAGAACTTGGGAAGAGATATCTGACAGTAGAGGTTCTACATCAAAATGCAAGTGACATCAATGACAAGGAGCTTATTAGCTTGGTGGATAGTCTTGTCTCCGGTATTGCTAATTTTCATAAATCCAGTGGAAATTTCCGGCTAGGCTCAGATGAAACTAAATGGGGGAAGATTACATTCCTCAAACCTGAAAATGCTGAAGATGCTGTCTCAAAATTGAACGGGGTAGAATTTCATGGTTCCTCTCTAAGAATAGTTCCTGTATGTTCTCCTGATAATCAAGGTTTACGATTTCCTTCAGTAAGAGCTAAATTATGTTGGCCACGTAAGGAAAGCAGGGGCCTTGCACTTGTAACATGTGCCAGTGGGGAAGCTCAATCTGTTGTAGATGACTGCTTTGCCTTAGGAATCGATGGAAGGTATATCAGTTGTAGGGTTAGTACGAAGGAGGAGAACTGTGTATTTGTCGAAAGAATTCCATTGCATGTCTCGGAGCGGGAACTATATGATGCTTTTCGCAGCACAACAACAAGGAGAATCCTTAATATCCGCCTGCTCAGGGTCAAGGAAGCCACTATAGCTAGCCCCTCTGTTTCTGTATGCGAAGAAGTGCTGATTAGAGAAATTTCTCCATTCATGCCAAACAAGAGTTTTCCTGGAAAAAGTTTCCGTGTTGAAGTGTTCCCTCCCGAGGAAAATGACTCGATGATGAGAGCAACTTTAACTTTTGATGGAAATCTTCATCGAGAAGCTGCAAGAGCACTGGACCATCTTGAAGGAAGTATTCTTCCTTGTTGTCAACCTTGGCAGATAATACAGTGCAAGCATGTATTTCATAGCACTATGTCCTGTTCAGTGCGTGTTTACAATGTTATCAGCCAGGAAGTGACCTCTCTGCTTGAGAGCTTCCGAAGCCAAAAAG GTGTGTCTTACAATTATGAGAAGACCGAGAATGGTATTTTCTGA